caTTTGGGGATCCAATTGCTATCGctcgtatttttttttgtttcaagtcCGCCAATCCTCAGCAGGTAATGGAAGTTAATTCCTTCTTCAGATCTCTGTGCTCTCTGTTTATTCTCATTGGATCTCGGTCTCTCACGCTtgttgcttctttttctgaagaAATCGGCCTGAAAATAGATTCAAATGGCTGCGGGAAGAGCGATTAAGCAGTTATTGAAGGGGAAGTTTCAGTCCCAATATACTGTAatctagctctctctctctttcttcttttcctttctagcGTATCGTCTTTGTTAATTCTATTTACATTATGTCGCTTTATTATAGAGGTTTTCGGGGGAAATCGAGAAATTATCTAATGATATACATCCATCAAACATTTGAGATTCCATTGGTGTTTGGACAGATCGATAGTTTTCCTTTGCCTGTGTAAGAGTTCCGATTTGTGATGCGACTTTAGCTAAGGAGCATCGTTTTCCCATCCCCTTCCCCCTctttatctttttcctttttgttccgCTACTGTTATGCGTTGTaatatatattttcaattttaatttaatttttagaGTACCTTGGTTTAAATTATACCCATTTCTATCTTTGATTAATCTTTTGAAGTAATTTTGAATAGAAATATTTTTATGGTTAAATTATTATCTGATGTAAATGCTTCTAGGATGGTTGTGTTGTTTATTATCATGATTACGACCATCACCTTCATCACAATAAacgatattattattattattattattattagtatcATGATCagcatcattattattattacccCATGATAATATTAATAGTTTCATTTGACAAGCCAAAGGTTATATTAAAAACGAAATTATTAGTATAAgaaaaacaaagcaatcaaTCAGATTTATATACTATAAATATGAGTTATACCTTGGAACACATCAATGAGGTAGGAAACAACCAAAAATAGACTCCTGCTCCTCACAGACATATCTAATACCTTTGTCTTTGAGTTTTCCTTAAAGctaaatccccccccccccaaaaaaaaaaaaaaaaaagaagaaaaaaagacttGAATTGTACCTGCATAGTCACAATGAATCGGTAAGTGATGGCCATTCTCCTCCCATTTTAGGCGCAGAATGCACACATTGGGGATAAGCCATCACCTTGGAGTCGGATGCTTCAAGTAGAAAATCGTACCCCAGATGGCAGTCCAAACAAATAACTGAATCTATAGTAGCACACACCACactcattttttgtttagttCATGCTTTATTACATGTGTATCTACAGAACAATGTTGTTCCTGGAAATCTATGAGATGAGTATTACAAACTTCGGTATTGAGATTCATGAAATTGGCCTTAAACATTCAAAGAGAGCTGatatttcaataattttcttctctctaaatATGCATGAAAGTGTACTAATGTAGAAAGAAGGTTCTTAAAAAGACGGTGATACTTGAAAATTACATACATGATGTATAATGTTTGAAAAtaatggaaaagaaaactaTAAACTAAATTTTTTGAACAGAAATCTTGCTGTTTGTCTTGTGTGATTATGTATCACGTTTTGTATCCGTGGTGGTATATAAAGTTCATTTAATATCATACATCTTAAGAGAGTTCCAGTTTTTCCCCCTGATATCTTTGGGGGCTTAAGTGCAGTTGATACTAAGCATATGACCGACCTTTACAATATGCTGAAGTTCTGTTTTTCTAGTTTTAATggtaaaatttcattttttttcctcctctttttcttcttccgtCTAAGGGAacatttttagatttaaaatgTACTTGGAAATGAGGATTGAGGACTGTTGAATACTAGAAGTACAAACCATTGAAATAGACTGTACTCTCCAATAAACCAAATTCATAGAATGATTGAATTCCGATCAACAGCACACTAGCTTCCAGAGAGGGGAACAACGAACAAGTGCAGAAATGATGCAAGAAACAGATCTGTGCCTTAAAAATCAAATTACCAGAAAAAAACCCTGCATGGGATGGTTGAGCGCTTAGGTGGAAATGTTTGCTGGTATGAAAATTACAAATGTCAAATGTGTTTCCAGTGATATATGTTTTCATGGGAGAACATTTCTTTTGGTAGGTTGACAAGTATTTTTGGTACCCTTTCATCGTTTCTTGGAGAAAGAGGAACGAGTTCCTTTTTTACTTTCTCATTTTAACTAGTAGATAcagttttataatttttttttctcgctCTCTCTGATTATGGGCTTAACTAATGCATGGGAAGTGCTTATGTCCTGCCTGAAGCATGGAAACAAATTTCTGCTTCAATTGAAGTTTATGTGCTTTAACACATCAAAAACTGAAGCATGGACTTAATGTGTTTATATGGCTGTTAATCTCCTTATATCAACCCCTAGAGTGCTCTTGTAATGCTTTTATGTAGAAGCTCATCTTGGGATGTACAGTCCAAGCACTGTGGTATATttgagccttttttttttaggggggacCAGAATATGGGTATTATTGATTATGTTTTCGTTTTATTTGACAttcattaaaacatttaaatGAGTACATTGGAGTTCAATCAGGTCTCGATGTTCCATATTACATGGAGATCATTGTTTTTGTGGAACTTTATTTCTTACCTCTTTCTTGCTCACACAAGTAAAGATCTTCCAAAAATGCTTCTCCTGACTATTAAAGAAATGGGAAAAGGAGGCTTATCAGATAAAGAAAATAAGGGAGGAGTTGGGAGAGAAGAAGCACACAATAGGATCTTCAGTTGTGGAGCTTTTCTCTTATTTAGCCTTTCAAGATTAGTTAGTCTTTCCTTTATCCTTTGCATCAgtagaatttcttgatgttttacAGTAATGGTTGTTTGTCTGTGCTTATATGCATTTTTTTAGGTTGGTACTGTAACCAACCTATATTGGACCTGCATTTGGACTGACTTTCATAGGGATCAAATCCAACAGGAGTAAAGTAAAGAAGGCAGCCAAGTGGTCAGTTATTGGCCATTTCACTAACGACTTCACAAGAATATAGCAACCTAATGGTGCTGGCCTGGTTCTTGTGGAGTAGTCAGACTGTTTCTGTATTCAGACCCTGCCTTAAAGTTTGGTTAAGCTTGAATTCAAGGATATAGGGATCAGGTTTGGAACAgtcccagccaatcttggttcAATCTGTGATGCATCAGCCAATTCATTGTGCTATGTACAAGGATTAGTCCTATCTTATCATTGAAACCTTGTTTCTACTTGTTTATTGGCTTTTGTTTGACATTATATATGACAAAATTCACCAGAACTTTTATCCTAGCGTAAACTTTCATTGTTATTTGCTAATTGTGTCTTGGTAATTTGCAGGCCCCTCCAGCATTGTCATCCCTTATTTCAAAGCAGGATCAAGATGGATGTGGACCTGCTGGCATGAAGTCCCTTAGAGCAATTGCACTCCTTGGAGCCGGTGTTTCTGGGCTCTTGAGTTTTTCAATGGTAGCGTCTGCTGATGAGGCAGAGCATGGGTTAGAGTGTCCAAGCTACCCCTGGCCTCATAAAGGCATTCTCAGTTCATACGACCATGCATCGTGAGTGGATGGTTCTTCTCACTATTATAAAACTTAAGTGAGATAGTGGGgtttcaaccccccccccctccgttTAACACCAAAGTAGTTCTTTTCCTAAGAATTATCATATTTTTATCACTGAACTGGCTGATATACTTAGATCCTTTAGCATAAAGATactgctcccccccccccccccccaatttggTGTATGTATTATAGTATTCtgatcttattttttttgggtgaatgtaTTCTGATTTTATACAGTTATCAaactgatatttttttttattgcataTTTATAACGTTAAATTGAATTCTCGAGCTTCTTTGAATGTGATATAACACTTTTGAGCGCTCATTACATGTGAGCAGGATCCGTCGTGGTCACCAGGTGTACCAACAAGTTTGTGCATCTTGCCATTCAATGTCTCTAATTTCATACCGTGATCTTGTGGGAGTGGCATATACAGAAGAGGAAACCAAAGCTATGGCTGCTGAGATTGAGGTGGTTGACGGACCTAATGATGAGGGTGAAATGTTCACTCGCCCTGGTAAGCTGAGTGACCGTTTCCCTCAGCCATATGCAAATGAACAAGCAGCAAGGTTTGCTAATGGTGGGGCTTATCCCCCAGATCTGAGTCTTGTCACCAAGGTATTACCAGCATTTAGAATTTCAATTCCTTTCTCATATAACTGGTCAATCCAGCAGTATTCAACATTTGTCTTTTCAGGCTCGCCACAATGGTCAGAACTATGTATTTGCTCTCCTAACTGGCTACCGTGATCCTCCCGCTGGTGTTTCGGTAAATTGTCCACTTCCTTGATCATGTGGATTAATTATTATATGCTACTTTTCTTGAAGTAACAAAACCTGAAACTTCCTCATTCTGCAAAATCTGCATTTTTCTAGCCTATTTTTAGCTATATGCTTGTATTGGTAACCTGAGCGATGTTGACATTTTGAAAATCTATTGATACTTGCAGATTCTTTtttaagggatttttttttttggggggtgggggggttggggtgggtTGGGGACCTAAGACTGATAAACTAGAGGTGACATGGAGGTCACTGGTTGAAGATATAATGGTGGTTTATGGAGGTTTAGGGTGGGTATGGTTGGCAGTAGGTTTGTGGACATAGTTGAGTGTAAATTTCAGGCAATGAGATAAATATAAGGTAATAAAATGGATAGACAAGAAAAACTAGATAAAGGCAGTATGTACGACCAGGATGGCATCAGTAAAATGACTATGTATCACACTTATGAGGGTTGATTTGAGCAGTTTTGGTTCCTTTGTGTGTCAATGATTCTTGTCCACTTTGAGTCCCTTGTTTTACTAATTAacaattttccctttaattGTGGCTTTTTAGATTCGAGAAGGGCTACACTACAATCCGTACTTTCCTGGTGGGGCAATAGCTATGCCCAAAATGTTGATTGATGGTGCTGTTGAGTACGAGGATGGTACCCCTGCAAGTGAATCTCAGGTAATCAACAAAATCTAACAATGCAATATTTAAGGCCTAGTTTAAAATATGCATAGGTTTGCTTGCTAAGATCTGGAAGCTCAGATTCTTTGCACAATGTTGGTGTAGATGGGGAAAGATGTTGTCACATTCTTATCCTGGGCAGCGGaaccagaaatggaagagaggaaacTGGTAAATGGGTGAAAGTTTACCATCTATTGCCATTTCAAATTAAAATAGTGATTTTTCACTTACTAGCTTTTAAAATGCAGATGGGATTCAAATGGATATTTGTACTGTCACTTGCACTTCTCCAAGCTGGTTATTACCGTCGATTGAAGTGGTCCGTTGTGAAGTCTCGCAAGTTGGTCCTTGATGTTGTCAACTGATCTAGATTAGATGTATTGATCTCAAGACGTCCTAGGCTGCAGTGGTGAATGGGGGCCTGAGACCGCTCCAACTATTCTTTCGAGGGAGAAATAAGCTCTGCTCTTTATACATGATCACTcgtttatttattttccttttccccCATGAATATTTAAAGTTTGGTTTAGGTTCTTATTCCAGTCCTAAGAGTTGGGTTGGAGCACTTTCTTGCTGTTTTTTtggctcttttctttttaaagataTTATGAGACTCAGAGATCGAAGGCAGTGCATCACCTGTAAGTCCAGTCTTTCATATGGAATTGCAAGAGGTTGAAGTGTATTAATCCTACTGTACTCTCCTACTCTGTGGCTGTTATGCTTCTTACTCCACGGTGTTGATGCACTAGGTTTTGGATGCTGGCTAAATGTCCTATTCAGCTCATTTGTGCTGGATTGTTAAATAGAATTAAAGGTCTTGTGTGTTTACCACACTTTGGGTCTCAGTTGATGGTCCTTCAGTTTGAGCCACAAGGTGTGTTCTGTTTTCCATCCGATTGTTGGATAGATATGGGAGTATTGAGTTAGCCATGTGTGGCAGTGGTACACTCTTATTTCTATCTTGGTGAGTGTCAGACTTTTAGGATAGTAAGGGAGCGTACTGCAGAGTGCAGATTTTTAAGGCTCATTTGAATCCGCTGTAGATGCAGTTTGTAGAGTTCTTAGCCCTGGCTTTATGGCTGTTTGACTATCTTTAGATTGTGCTTAATACTTGCAATAAGAAAAGCCCTAACTAAATGCTTTGCTTGGTTTAAGATAAAACAatgtataaaagaaaaaatcagaaAGGATCTTTTTATTGATAGAAGTTTTTCAGATAGAATCCAACtctaggaaaaaaaattagattttatttcatattttttttgacAAAGCATGATTTCTGGTTGGCTCAATCAGGAAGGAATCCCTAGTTAACATGCCCATTTCTGCCATGTGACGTGCTAAAATTTGGTGGACAAGTAGACCTTGAGGTCTCCTACTCACATGCCATATTTCAGTccaaacaaaatattttttggtagCATAAAAATTTCTAGACTACCAAGAGTTTAACATATTGCGTGTTTAGATCATTTCCTAGATGTCCAAGATCGGAATTGTCATATCATTATTTCACCTGGCTATCGGATTGGTTTACAATAACATTGTggctaaaatagtaaaaaatgtattgattttttttggggttcagAATCCTCCGATCCAACCAATCTATATTGGTATTGATATCAGTATCGGTGATGTCCGATATCAGTGAGATAAATCACTGACTCTACATATAGGGAGATTGATGGCTAGGATCTTTTTACGCGGTACGCTATGCGTATGAATGACGAGTATGATAAAGACTTCGGTTAACCTTTTAGGTCTGGCTTGtggtttgtgactttgtgtGTTTACCAATATCAGGAGAAATAAAAAGTATGGCAAAGACTTCCATTTGGTGCAGTACTTGGTTTGATCTACTAGTAGAAATAAGGGCGGCAATTTACCAGGCCAAGGCCAAGGTCACGCCAGGGGTAATCTACTAGATAAGGGCCTCATTCAAGGCCCAGTCCCAGGCCGGAATTAGCCTGACATTTTTGGACCCAAGCCCATCCTATATATTAGCTGGGCTGGATAGCGGGCCTGATTTTGTACAGTGTCTTCTCAACTACTCCATGTGAAGAAAATTATAGGATCCTTAAACACATTTAAAATCCATAAACATCTATTTTTTAGTTCCTTTTCAATTATTCATTATCCTttaatctcccccccccccccccatcaaactctaatcttttttttttttatggttaatAACCCTAATCCATTTGCCCTATATGTTGACACCCCGAGCAGAATGCTTCTACCattgtttctttattattaaagaggaaaaaaatcctcaCACAATCAATGTGGGATGATTTCGCACATCTTTTCACATGCTCAAAACATTCTCTCTTTCCTAACCATGTGGACCCTTAATGACGAAACTGTTTTCATAGATTCATGTGACATTATAGATTCCCCACATTGACCATAGCATTGAAAAAACCTCTCCCAAAATAATCAATTATCTATGGGCCTTTTGACCTTTTAATGGCCAAGGAGTCAATTTATATGAAATATAAAAcatcttcaatttttcttttaattttttacgAAAGGTCAGACGAAGAATTGCTCTCTACCCAAACCTGTCAAATGGATTGATATAGTTCAGatcaaatcgaaccgaacctGTAGCTATTTGATTTTGGATTGGAGTTCTATGGAACCAgtaaaaattgaaaccaaattgaaccgACTAAAACCAAATATAAGGCTGGACTTGATAAAAACCCAATTACAAATCAATTATAAAATGAACCAAATCAGACCAAAATTGAAAACTTTCCTTAATAATTTGGTTTTGAATTAGCATAGCAACGGACCAAAATCTAATCTATTCAATCCGACTGAACCCTGACCGAACCAACCTATTGCCAGTAGAGTTAGCTTGCCTTGGCATGTGTATTCTTATGTAATGTGAGGACAAGTGGCATTGTCCAGGACTGGTAGTAGAAAAGAAGCACCGTCAATGGATCATGGAGAAGGCTACACATGCCGAGGCAAGCTGCAGACACGAAGTCCAAGGTTTTATCCATTCCCGTTTCTCGACTCTCGAGGGCGTGCGCCGTGCCGCTTGCGTATGAAAAGGGCCCTATCTATATGCATATCTCATGACGCAGACGAAGCCAATGCAAATCTCTGATAGTGGAACACCCCATAAAGGTGGTGACGACACTCTGTACCTATCCACTACTCGTCTTTTGGTCTTTATATATATGGGAtactctcttctttctttgacGCAAAACATCGAACACAAGGAATAGAACGGAAAACAGTGCCCGAAAGAAAGAATTTGGAGAAAGATGCTGGGCGTTTCACCTCAAGCAGACAACACGGGGTCATCGACGACAAGAAAAagtggtggtagtggtgttGCTGCCTATGATACACCCGAAGGAGTAGAAATCAGAGGTCGGTATGATGAGGAATTCGCGAAGATCCTGAGCAAAGACGCCTTGCAATTCGTGGTGGATTTGCAGCGAGAGTTCAGAAGTCAAATCAAGTATGCATTGGAGTGCCGGAAAGAGGCACAGAAGAAGTATAATTCAGGGGCTTTGCCTGGTTTCGATCCCTCCACCAAGAACATCAGGGATGGTGACTGGGTTTGTGGGCCAGTCCCACCTGCCGTTGCCGACCGGAAGGTGGAGATCACTGGTCCTGTGGATCGGAAGATGGTCATCAATGCTCTCAACTCCGGTGCTAAAGTCTTCATGGTgagaattttcattttaaatttcaatatTGTCAAGTGGTAAATTGGATGGATTCCTCTTTGCCAAGTGGTCCTGTTTTGATGGCTTTTACATTAGAAATGCGTATGTGAATCCCTATTCCCTTCCTTTGCCATAGGCTGACTTCGAAGATGCACTCTCACCAACTTGGGAAAACCTCATGAAAGGCCAAGTAAACCTGAAGGATGCAGTGCAAGGGACCATAAGCTTCCATGATCAGGCCAGGAACAGAGTTTACAAGCTCAATGATCAGACAGCCAAGCTCTTCGTCCGTGCTCGAGGGTGGCATCTGCCGGAAGCCCACATCTTAATCGACGGTGAACCGGCCACCGGCTGCCTTGTCGACTTTGGCCTCTACTTCTACCATAACTATTCAACTTTCCGTCGCACCCAAGGTGAAGGTTTTGGCCCATTCTTTTATCTACCtaagatggagcactcaaggttaGTTCCACAACCCCCACCAACATTACTTTCTGGTTTCTACTTAACTAGCGCATCATTGTCCAGTCTTGTCTCGAATGGATTcagataaaaaattaacattcaTGGAATCCTGGACATGATCACAGGGAAGCCAAAATATGGAACTCAGTGTTTGAGAAGGCAGAAAACAAGGTAGGGATTGAGAAAGGAAGCATAAGGGCCACAGTTCTGATCGAGACACTACCAGCAGTATTTCAAATGAATGAGATACTATATGAACTAAGGGACCATTCAGTTGGGTTGAATTGTGGTAGATGGGATTACATCTTCAGCTATCTCAAGACTTTCCAGGCTCACTCAGATCGATTACTCCCTGACCGTGTTCAGGTTGGCATGGCTCAACACTTCATGAGAAGCTACTCTGACCTCCTCATCCACACTTGTCATAGGCGTGGTATGCATGCGATGGGCGGCATGGTATGTTGTTCTGTTCTGTTCCTCTTTTTTCTCATGAATTCAAACTTCAAGCATATATGGGTATATGAATTCATTGTTATTACACATACCATCATGCGTCTGTGTCTCTATCAGGGTTCAAAAAATGGTAGTCAGCAATGAATCGGGGAGTTCAGATTGAGCCAGAATTGGCTAAAATCGGTTAAGAATCGGCCGGAATCTGCCTGAACCCTGGAAACCCTTCCTAAATCCGTGAATTCAGATCGTTTGGAATCAGGATTGGGCTCGGGCCGCTCGGCTGACAATCAGCCTGAACCCTTTCTAGAGCGGCCAATTTAGATTGACAGGAATCAGGATTGAATTGGCCTGAGCTGAATCAGCCAATTCAGATCGACAGGATTCAGGATTGTACTTGGCCAGAGAATCTgcctgaaccctagaaacccTTCCTGGATTTGTCAATTCGTCTTGGCAAGAATCAAGATCGGGCTCGGTTGAGTCGTGGAATTGGCTGA
The nucleotide sequence above comes from Telopea speciosissima isolate NSW1024214 ecotype Mountain lineage chromosome 3, Tspe_v1, whole genome shotgun sequence. Encoded proteins:
- the LOC122655733 gene encoding cytochrome c1-2, heme protein, mitochondrial; its protein translation is MAAGRAIKQLLKGKFQSQYTAPPALSSLISKQDQDGCGPAGMKSLRAIALLGAGVSGLLSFSMVASADEAEHGLECPSYPWPHKGILSSYDHASIRRGHQVYQQVCASCHSMSLISYRDLVGVAYTEEETKAMAAEIEVVDGPNDEGEMFTRPGKLSDRFPQPYANEQAARFANGGAYPPDLSLVTKARHNGQNYVFALLTGYRDPPAGVSIREGLHYNPYFPGGAIAMPKMLIDGAVEYEDGTPASESQMGKDVVTFLSWAAEPEMEERKLMGFKWIFVLSLALLQAGYYRRLKWSVVKSRKLVLDVVN
- the LOC122653594 gene encoding malate synthase, glyoxysomal isoform X1 encodes the protein MLGVSPQADNTGSSTTRKSGGSGVAAYDTPEGVEIRGRYDEEFAKILSKDALQFVVDLQREFRSQIKYALECRKEAQKKYNSGALPGFDPSTKNIRDGDWVCGPVPPAVADRKVEITGPVDRKMVINALNSGAKVFMADFEDALSPTWENLMKGQVNLKDAVQGTISFHDQARNRVYKLNDQTAKLFVRARGWHLPEAHILIDGEPATGCLVDFGLYFYHNYSTFRRTQGEGFGPFFYLPKMEHSREAKIWNSVFEKAENKVGIEKGSIRATVLIETLPAVFQMNEILYELRDHSVGLNCGRWDYIFSYLKTFQAHSDRLLPDRVQVGMAQHFMRSYSDLLIHTCHRRGMHAMGGMAAQIPIKDDPVANEAALELVRKDKLREVLAGHDGTWAAHPGLIPAINEVFSKNLSNTANQIQTMKREEAANITEEDLLQRPHGVRTMEGLRLNTRVGIQYLAAWLTGTGSVPLYNLMEDAATAEISRVQNWQWLKYGVDLDGDGLGVKVSLELFGRVVEEEMARIEEEVGKEKFKKGMYKEACKLFTRQCTAPTLDDFLTLDAYNSIVIHHPEGSAKL
- the LOC122653594 gene encoding malate synthase, glyoxysomal isoform X2, whose product is MLGVSYDTPEGVEIRGRYDEEFAKILSKDALQFVVDLQREFRSQIKYALECRKEAQKKYNSGALPGFDPSTKNIRDGDWVCGPVPPAVADRKVEITGPVDRKMVINALNSGAKVFMADFEDALSPTWENLMKGQVNLKDAVQGTISFHDQARNRVYKLNDQTAKLFVRARGWHLPEAHILIDGEPATGCLVDFGLYFYHNYSTFRRTQGEGFGPFFYLPKMEHSREAKIWNSVFEKAENKVGIEKGSIRATVLIETLPAVFQMNEILYELRDHSVGLNCGRWDYIFSYLKTFQAHSDRLLPDRVQVGMAQHFMRSYSDLLIHTCHRRGMHAMGGMAAQIPIKDDPVANEAALELVRKDKLREVLAGHDGTWAAHPGLIPAINEVFSKNLSNTANQIQTMKREEAANITEEDLLQRPHGVRTMEGLRLNTRVGIQYLAAWLTGTGSVPLYNLMEDAATAEISRVQNWQWLKYGVDLDGDGLGVKVSLELFGRVVEEEMARIEEEVGKEKFKKGMYKEACKLFTRQCTAPTLDDFLTLDAYNSIVIHHPEGSAKL